gtgttaaATCTtcttctctctggtttaactgaacagtttgtttcccttcattacggagcaacaatacaatccgtgactgttcTACAATTGGActaacagttagagacaaataaacagttacctcaacacctggcatttgtgcagtgcgggtcccagccgctggagtccttcacactgaatGTAGCAGTTCTCCAGATcgaggtgttttattgtatcacagagtccaatgacatgagacagcaccgcacagtcaatcggTGTCAGTCGCAATGCTCGCCGTGAATCCAGGTGTCCAAATTTaagtatgtccacagatcccactgtgacccgaACAAGTAttttattctgagactcaaacaggtagtggaatgtgttcaggaggttccttttaccagtttcactctctatgtttccaatctctccttcaaccttctccttcacccagtcaatcactccgcagatagtttgatgaagaaatggacccagaaactccaccaggggccgagctgactgtgaggaggagagaccaacaacaaaacggagaaatatctcaaatcgcccatcttccttgctgtgggcttcactgaggagtttccggatgtcccctggatctgcagtcaggaattgtgcgagtgcagctacaaactcttggatggtgaggtgcgggaatgtgtaaaccacactctgggcagaatcatctctctccaaaagttccatcatgaacccagacaggaactgggaaggttgcagattgtacttgatcaaatctccatttctaaacacaatcttcttttcggagactccagtgaaagccatctcaccgatcttcagtaatacatcacggggggattcaatctctcggccatggtttttcagaatgttgtaaatatagttggaatatagttgggtgatggtcttgggaacacgctgctgtttcctgtctctttgtgtgaagaagggacccagagacagaccgaggatccagcagtaggaagggttgtaacacatggtgtacaggatctcgttctcctccacatgtttgaaaacagctgctgccaccgactgatcttcaaaaaacttgttgaaatattccttccgttcttcaccaacaaatcccaggatttcagcccagacactgatctcagcctttttcaataaatgtaatgcagtggggcggctggtcaccaGCACTGAACATCccgggagcagcttgtgctgtattaaactgtacacaatgtcagacacttcacaccagtcttcaggatctgtgcagatGTAATCAGCCTCTGTATTGATCCGATTGTTatcaaaatcgatactgtccttgaattcatctaaaccatcgaatataaacagtaatccctctgggttcttccagagctctcccagaatattcccaaagtaaggatacagatccagtatcagattcctcaggtttattctacagttaatagcgttcaaatcccggaatttaaaactgaaaacaaattgaaagtgtgggtatattttcccagtcgcccagtcataaacaatcttttgtaccattgttgtttttccaatccccgcgactccgctcactgctgctgaactcccagatttggattttctccTGGTAAAACAGCTgtggaacaattgatcagttcggattttttccagttctctccggagatgtttctttctccactcttcatggtctcggcctcttgccagcagttcatgttctacaagtgtccgatctcgaacagtagaaatgaccgttagctcagtgtatagattgaccagctggaaaatcttaaccttctcccttattaggatcgtgttcactatcagtgtttcagtttggacccggagtgtttccttgtgtttctgttgaacatcttcaattagaacagacagaaagtggttctcaatgttagttgtattgatataaaaccaaattctcaatatcactttactattcagtaaaatgctccgagattgaattcacagcttcaatagaggtgcgagcaggaaattaaactgagttactgaaaacctcgcttgaaagtgaaTAATGGCTGAGAgaagtttcaaatcctcacttgcTTCCAATTtttactgaacatggagatttctatcaaggtgatattttccctctgatgaTTAATACTATCAGCCCTGTCCTGTACCATGGACATCTCATTACAAATCCAAACGTGATTCTGGTATACGAAACTAGTGGCTCCAGTGGAATAATTTATGAAACCGTCAGTGGTGCTGACCTTTTGCGGAAATGGAAAATAGGTTATTgtgtgcattgggagagggacagactgtgaatgaacagatattccactgttattgtatcagacctcgggcaggttatctgggatattgtgggcactgggagaggggcagactgtgaatggacagaagttccactgttgttgtatcagacctcgggcaggttatctgggatattgtgagcactgggagagggagagactgtgaatggacagaagtcccactgttattgtgtcagaactcgggcaggttatctggggcaTTACGTACATTTCTGTATTCACCTGTTCACAGGTAACGATTACTGCCATTCTGAAGgtacagaggggaatcagaatGATGATGGAAGGTACTCGGACTTTAGGttgagggaatggtgagagggtttGGTGTATTTTGTTTGTGCAAGCGAATTTGGGATTGAAATGTTTCAATGGAATTCACACcattattaagaacataagaaatagaagaaagagtagaccatacggcctctcgaaccCGTGCCACCATTCATTAATGTCATGGCTGATATATCTCAAATCCACATGCCCACCCTGTCCACTTATacattgattcccttcgtgtccaaaaatctatcgatctgattcttgaatatactcatcggaaacaggaaacaggctcacaatcaACAAAATAATGAATAATGGAGAAGGGAAGTCAGGGTAATTTTCTCACCCAAAGGGCCCGAGAGCCTGGGAAGGACACTAAAagggcagtgtaagtggggtcaagagataattgaacgtgtttctgtggatGCACTGAGAGGAGGGGTAGGTGGGATCATATCTCTAACAGGGATAGGCTTATTTAGAAACAGGAAAAGGTCATTTGGTCCAATCATTCTTctgttatattgtgtttcagaatTTGCGAACAATTTTTCAGTCGTTTTACACCTACATCGAATGTGTTTTTATAACAGTCCTGTCATATCACCGATTAGAATTAATAATACAACGactgcccacatcactcagtgtaatgttagagcagaaaacagtcacagttcatttcaactgttctcccaatAATTATACTCCTTTGTTTCATATTGGTCTGAATTTCCGATAATGCAGGTTTGAGAAATTacattgggtctaaaaagacccGTTAGTTAAAGGACTTTTCTTTGAGTGGAATAagattctctctttcactgccattcgGAAGCCAGCCCACAACTTCCGAATTACCctgaacattgtctttccctcacatttctgCACGGATTAATGATCTATTGTGTGAACATCTGTACATCTTCTCAGATCAGATCGAACACATTGACGTCTcgttctgtgctgtgaaatgataACATTTTTTAATATTTCGCATTTCTCCACCTCGTTCCCTACAGGAGATTGTGAGCAGATTTCTGGGGGCGCAGGTAAACCGTGACGTCTGGCTGAAAGCACTGTTCATTAATTGTGAGCCCAGAGCATCCTTGGGGCACATTGGTGTTGTGTAtatgattcacagtgtatcaggatcctgccaggtgtgtatggggattcacaatatatccggatcctgccaggtgtgtatggggattcacagtgtaatggatcctgccaggtgtgtatggggattcacaatatatcaggattctgccagttgtgtatggggattcacagtgtatcaggatcctgccaggtgtgtatggggattcacaatatatcaggattctgccagttgtgtatggggattcacagtgtatcaggatcctgccaggtgtgtatggggattcacagtgtattagGATTCTGCCAAGTGTGTTCGAGGATTTAACAAGTGTTAGTGAACAGCAGCTGGATTATGTGAAATATTGCAACCTCCGCATATTTACAGGATATATAAAAAATCTTGTTAAGTGTAGCTTGAATCTGTGCAGAATAGTTGAGGATTGCTGACAAATCCAAACGACGTTCATTTCTGTTCCCTGCACCCTTTGAATTCCTGATTCCCAGATTCTGAATATTTCTGAACTGAAGtctacagtcaaacattctgattctcagaagtgaaataacCAGTTTGAAATCcccatttcatcacttacctttcagctgactgggtatttcagataaacctcgtccgatgttcatgtaaacaaatggatcaggacctgtttaaatcaatgagctttcatgaaatcagatctgtgtaatattaaagtaaattctgcagtgtttcaatctgaaattgaattcagtgtgtgattttaccgtaccaagttcctgtatctctttcagtattttgtccaactttggtaccacatggtgcattttcacaaaggattcccacatcacccttcgggcccgagagcctttctccatcaccagatttaggacaagtttggaactgtccgccctgtttcccttctccacgagatcaacGATTTTCTGTGAAGAATAATAATGAATATACTGGTCTCTCCTTTTCCCAGTCCCACTTAAACTGATTCccttttgttttcagtccacacaagagttatacccgaaccgttcccctgccctttgtacagacACCGACCGATccactgggtattttcacctcttcGTATCAGTGTTTCAGATTCACTGTATTTTCAATTTGATCCATTTCTTTCCTATTTGGCCTGTTTCTcttctgtaacattctatgattctaagatctgaCATCTTGTtagttctgtgatgtttaaataatccaaactcattctgtgtccctcccacttacccgatgttcctgcccactgaaatgcctctcgtatgttaacaatgagctgactccgtccaccacttcttcaatcgcctgttctagtctgtcccggtagaatttcgtcaactggaacagttggtaatcgtcgcactttgtcaggaactcagtgattgcagcgttcggatctgtgaacaaaaatggagaaaactaaacacattatcgactttctatccgTGCGGTTACATTTTCTCTAATAacaaacggctgaagcctcctttgagccacattatcaaacaccttctgaaaacccatatacaccgcatgtgcTACATCCCATCGATCTATATAGTCACCTCTCAAAAAAGCTGTATCAAATTTGCCAAATACGACTTGTCTGCCGCGAATCAgttccagcctcccctgatcatcccctgtatctctaaatgttcactaattcGACCTGGAATTATAGATTCGAGGAGATTGCCCACAGCTGACGGAGACTGATTGGTCTCCAGTTACCCGttgaccctctctccctattttaccagagacattacttgggctccttcagtccacctggatatttttgaTAACAATCGAAGATTGAGAAATTGTGGTCAGAGTCcctcctatctcctctctgacttcctttaacagcctcgggtgtgttatctctgggcccagtgatttatccacctcggcgatgtttctcagatccaaatccttctctacagTTATCACTAACTATGGTCCCGCATTCGCCTCTAGTGCACCAACATTTTCTCTTCCATCATCATTTTTTAGAAACTAAAGAAATGTTTTGTATCACTCGAAAACTTCATCCACAACTAGTTTCCCCCAGTTCCCCCTCTATCTCACCTccactgattgctggtctgcaaAACCCACTGGGAATTGTGCTATTTCCCTTTCTTTTGCTTAAATGTGTACATATGGATTCTATCTTCACACAGCTCCCTGGAACATCCTTCTCACTCTTTTCCTCCAAGAGTCTCTTTAAAACtaactctttgaacaagcttttggttagcaatcctaatatctcattatttgattcggtgtcaaattgtgtttgataatcgctcctgtcacGCACCCTGGTCGTttgactatattaaaggcgctattaatgcaagttattattgttccAGATCTGTCATAGAACCTTTATTAATACTGGCGTCCAGaactatttttctctcccctcaaaatgttATAACCAAGAACATTTCGCTCTGAGCCCTGTGTAAAGTCAGGCCCTGTCTTAAAGATACTCGATCACATCTCTCATGACCCTAACTTTCCGAAtctgtttggaatgatttgtggattcacagacataacacacaatccGAACTCCGAATTTTTCGAATAATGTTCCGTTTTCGTTCCTTCGTTTTTTTAATATCAAgtgactttatctctcaatacttcaaaatcaACTTCCTTTTTACCGACTAATAGCTTTTCATTATTTCATAAATCTTCCGTTCCTCcttcaacagttttattaattccactttccagcctcAGATCCGGACTATTCCAAACCTCCAGTCATATCAGCTGATGCCACCctactgctccattcacccagtctgtaaaaccattgttggtcagttcagaccgtgaccgtaccttcccttctccctgaactcactctcgtCCCCAAGACGGTGAACccttcactcctgctccattcaaacagtctgtaaaaccattgttggtcggttcagaccgtgaccttcccttcccttctccctgaactcactctagtccccaagaccgtgaacccttccctcctgcaccattcacccagtctgtaaaaccattgttggtcggttcagaacgtgaccgtcccttcccttctcgctGAACTCATTCTGGTCCCCAAGACCgttaacccttccctcctgctccagccttgcagccacacattgacctgcctcatatttCCCTCCTTAAGCGGCCCAGTGCAAATCAATCCGGAGATCACCATCTGGTGGCCTTGTTTTATATTCTTGAGCCTCAGTCTTAATATTCCCTCTGTAAACGTATCAGTGTTATTGGTTCTGACCATGGCAATTctcttctctcctttccttcccagagatggtcccacctgttccaggatgtTCTTCCCCCTGGCATCAGGAAGGCAACTTACCATTCGGGACCTGGTCAGGGCTGCAGAAGAGACTGCCTGTTCCCTGACAATAGGatctcccaccactatcactgTACTGTTTCTGtgccccacctgcctctcacccccgCCCCACTCGGGGTGTCCCCCTGCTCCCCGGTCTCtcactgttactcaggaagaccatcgTCTGAGACACTGTCTCTATCTACCTTACAGTCCCCAACACCAggtatctattggacagttcGAGTACTCAGCAGATCCCTccaactgtgactgcactgtccctctagatGGTCACTCTCTTCCCTCTACCtacacagtatctgtgctgttacctcttcctgtgtgagctgcaggttcttGCTCGTGATCTGAACCGTTTGTCAGGACATAAAATCAATTTTGATGAATTTGCTGAACCTACCTGAGTCCATTCTCATTTTTTTTGAAGATGTGGGACATTCTCCCttgtttggaccttcagccatggtggtgacagatgttcccagattctgatgctctgtaataaacaTAATATTAATAGGAGGTTAGACAGAAATATTAATGAGAGTAGGAGAACGTTGCCTTTTCAAACATGTTACAaattccctcctcccccatcagtgCCAGAGCCGTTAGCTCTGGGATCGATCATTTCCCGATTGTTATGATCAACGCTCCACATCAGCtgtgacacagacagctgcccagtgaaaccattgagtcccgctgatctccacaaacCAGTTGCCGTCGGCCgagactctgcactgggagcgcCCATTGGTCAGCTTTGCTCACACAATGCAGGCCAGAACCAGCCTTATTCCTGAGGTAATGAATATTCTGGAAGTAAAGATGGAGCAGGGTGAGCATTGATGATTTAAATGACTCTTTACTCGATTTTACATTCTGAtgctattgtattattttattcattaTGTTTGTGATTTGTTGAGAATTGATATTAAATCCTGGTACTTCATGAATATATCTATCCACATACACAATATATATCTGGGTGTGATTCCACTGGTCTCTATGGTCAATGGGATTGTCTATGATTTCATAGAGATGTGTCCTGTTTGGTGCTTCTATTAGATTATATTTACCGCATCCCTCATGGTACcagcacctgactaatgagcacagtagcgggtgaggagatttaccactgttctaatattaacactaatgagcactgtaggaggtgaggagatttaccactgtactaatattaacactaatgagcactgtaggaggtgaggagatttaccactgttctaatattaacactaatgagcactgtaggaggtgaggagatttaccactgttctaatattaacactaatgagcactgtaggaggtgaggagatttaccactgtactaatattaacactaatgagcactgtaggaggtgaggagatttaccactgttctaatattaacactaatgagcactgtaggaggtgaggagatttaccactgttccaatattaacactaatgagcactgtaggaggtgaggagatttaccactgttctaatattaacactaatgagcaccgtATGAGGTGAGGAGGTTTACcactgtactaatattaacactaatgagcactgtaggaggtgaggagatttaccactgtactaatattaacactaatgagcaccgtATGAGGTGAGGAGGTTTACCACGGTTCTAATAATAACGCTAATGTCTAATGTTATAAATCGTGTAACTTTAAACATTCAAATGAATCACAGTATTTATTGTGGAATGTCGCCTGGGGCCGTACAATGTCAATAAACACCATAAATATTCAATGGTAGATTTGACTGCTGTTATACAATCACCTGTGTGCGTGTCGCTGTGGTACGTGTATCTCACGAACTTGTATCCAATCAAATTACCATTCCGTGTCCTTTCCTTTccccactgtggaaatgtaaaagtgatTATTTCTCGGATCAGTAATTTATCcaaactatagttgaagttattcTGCGGCATTAATTTCCAAATCATTTTATCACCAATTTATATTGAAATGACAATCATTTAATTCAACTGAAAATATGAaatccagaaatagatttactgatgggaaataacattaTGTGAAACCCAGCATCCAGTTCAGAATTATAAGATGATTTATTTCGATAGTTggatatgaaatatatttgaattcggAAAAACTCTATGGTACTACCTTAACATATCGATATTCCTGGGGCCATAAAGGTGGGTTCTTTCCGAGTTGGTGATGGAGGCGGGGAGACACTGTATATCTGCTGGGCTCTGcctcagactggagtcacctctTAGATCAAAACTCTTTATTCTAAAACAGACACAAGATTCATTTGTGACTGTGTTTTGAGACAGAAATTGATCTCACTTCACATTTCAATGCGCGGCCTCATGCTCGATAATTGAACTCGGtgatcagactctcccagtctcattctcaccaTCTGTGGACTGTCTACAGGATCAGTGTTTATCTGAGGaaatgggactttctcttacTTATCTCCCCAGTCGATCCatggaagctctttgaatcggaagggttctcactggttgctgctctcacaatcctgtgctgattcacctgctgttgttcctcagtctacaatccctgtttacttccaactgtggacttttctcaatcactccGTCATTCACCAGGAGATCTAATTATGTcagggcagaaaatgagaccaataTTGAAGGTGTGAAATAGAATGTAATATACACTTTTCCTCTAATGTTTAATTATAATACAAGGAATTGAAACTTAAACAATTGAATAACAAATATTTGATTGAATGAACAAACTGTTTGATGAACTCTGTTCCCACATTCCATGTCTCTTTACCACCCCGACCACAATATGTGACCGTTTCATT
This Heptranchias perlo isolate sHepPer1 unplaced genomic scaffold, sHepPer1.hap1 HAP1_SCAFFOLD_55, whole genome shotgun sequence DNA region includes the following protein-coding sequences:
- the LOC137315456 gene encoding NACHT, LRR and PYD domains-containing protein 12-like isoform X2; its protein translation is MAEGPNKGECPTSSKKMRMDSDPNAAITEFLTKCDDYQLFQLTKFYRDRLEQAIEEVVDGVSSLLTYERHFSGQEHRKIVDLVEKGNRADSSKLVLNLVMEKGSRARRVMWESFVKMHHVVPKLDKILKEIQELGPDPFVYMNIGRGLSEIPSQLKDVQQKHKETLRVQTETLIVNTILIREKVKIFQLVNLYTELTVISTVRDRTLVEHELLARGRDHEEWRKKHLRRELEKIRTDQLFHSCFTRRKSKSGSSAAVSGVAGIGKTTMVQKIVYDWATGKIYPHFQFVFSFKFRDLNAINCRINLRNLILDLYPYFGNILGELWKNPEGLLFIFDGLDEFKDSIDFDNNRINTEADYICTDPEDWCEVSDIVYSLIQHKLLPGCSVLVTSRPTALHLLKKAEISVWAEILGFVGEERKEYFNKFFEDQSVAAAVFKHVEENEILYTMCYNPSYCWILGLSLGPFFTQRDRKQQRVPKTITQLYSNYIYNILKNHGREIESPRDVLLKIGEMAFTGVSEKKIVFRNGDLIKYNLQPSQFLSGFMMELLERDDSAQSVVYTFPHLTIQEFVAALAQFLTADPGDIRKLLSEAHSKEDGRFEIFLRFVVGLSSSQSARPLVEFLGPFLHQTICGVIDWVKEKVEGEIGNIESETGKRNLLNTFHYLFESQNKILVRVTVGSVDILKFGHLDSRRALRLTPIDCAVLSHVIGLCDTIKHLDLENCYIQCEGLQRLGPALHKCQVLRLGRNELGDSGVKLLSAALRNPDCKIQTLRLWANDLTDSCTEDLVSALSANRSLMALNLSSNKLGDSGVKLLSAALRNPDCKIQTLRLRGNQFSPNGKRYLESLRESRPGLSVEM
- the LOC137315456 gene encoding NACHT, LRR and PYD domains-containing protein 3-like isoform X1; this encodes MAEGPNKGECPTSSKKMRMDSDPNAAITEFLTKCDDYQLFQLTKFYRDRLEQAIEEVVDGVSSLLTYERHFSGQEHRKIVDLVEKGNRADSSKLVLNLVMEKGSRARRVMWESFVKMHHVVPKLDKILKEIQELGPDPFVYMNIGRGLSEIPSQLKDVQQKHKETLRVQTETLIVNTILIREKVKIFQLVNLYTELTVISTVRDRTLVEHELLARGRDHEEWRKKHLRRELEKIRTDQLFHSCFTRRKSKSGSSAAVSGVAGIGKTTMVQKIVYDWATGKIYPHFQFVFSFKFRDLNAINCRINLRNLILDLYPYFGNILGELWKNPEGLLFIFDGLDEFKDSIDFDNNRINTEADYICTDPEDWCEVSDIVYSLIQHKLLPGCSVLVTSRPTALHLLKKAEISVWAEILGFVGEERKEYFNKFFEDQSVAAAVFKHVEENEILYTMCYNPSYCWILGLSLGPFFTQRDRKQQRVPKTITQLYSNYIYNILKNHGREIESPRDVLLKIGEMAFTGVSEKKIVFRNGDLIKYNLQPSQFLSGFMMELLERDDSAQSVVYTFPHLTIQEFVAALAQFLTADPGDIRKLLSEAHSKEDGRFEIFLRFVVGLSSSQSARPLVEFLGPFLHQTICGVIDWVKEKVEGEIGNIESETGKRNLLNTFHYLFESQNKILVRVTVGSVDILKFGHLDSRRALRLTPIDCAVLSHVIGLCDTIKHLDLENCYIQCEGLQRLGPALHKCQVLRLGRNELGDSGVKLLSAALRNPDCKIQTLRLWANDLTDSCTEDLVSALSANRSLMALNLSSNKLGDSGVKLLSAALRNPDCKIQTLRLDGVGLTDSCTEDLVSALSSNRSLTVLNLGTNSFTDRSVPALRSLILTRRSLERIGLRGNQFSPNGKRYLESLRESRPGLSVEM